In Lolium rigidum isolate FL_2022 chromosome 7, APGP_CSIRO_Lrig_0.1, whole genome shotgun sequence, the DNA window AATTAGCTGAACAATGCATATCTTAAATCTGTCGAATACATAGTACACTGGTTACACCTACTGAATGTAGAACAGATGATCTGCAAAGTGCAGAGTACAGAATTCAGTAATCGCAAAGTTTTTGTGCCATGCCTACCTACAGAGGGATAAAGTTCAATAAATTTGTGCCATTCTCAGGCCGACGCCCTTCCCGCTAACAACCTGCACATGAAGTGAAGCGCATTTGTTAGAGACGATGGTGCACGGTTCACTTCGCATCTTCAGAAATCAGGTAAAACTGGCTAGCGAATTCAGATGGTTTAGCAGGATAATCCCACGGATCGGTAGCAAAATTGACACTTCGCCCTCTGGCCTGATTTAGTTGAGAGCGGAGCTGCTGACCTTGACAGTGAAGTCGTGGACGGAGGTGGCGGACGACACGGCGGCCATGCTGGAGCGGACGGCCAGGTGAAGAGAGCTAACAAGGCTCTGTCAGATTGTTGTCCTGCACAAGAAACAAATTTTTTATTCCGCTCACTATATTCGCAAGTCAACCACATGCAAAAATCAACTTTTGTTTGATTTACTACCTCTATCCACTTGGCACATTTACGCCTATTGTGACCCTCCAACCTGCAATAACCGCATTTTGAGTTTGATCTTTTCCGCTTCTTCTTCATTCTTTTCTTCGGTGCACCTCGGCCTTGCACATGCACAGGATCTAGAACCTTCTCCAATTCTCCAGAATCAAGTCGTGCCGTTTGAGGCAGCACCGGCCCATACCTCATGCATTCCTTGTGACCACTGGATGATTCCTTCCTATCATCTTGTACATTTAGAACCATCTTCAGATGCTCATATGCTTCAACAGAATGAGCTGCTGAGAAACATTTCGCGTGACTCAAGTTCCGTAGCTCACGGTACCTCCTCAGACTTGCCGAATAATCATACATGCAGTTCTTTCTTGCCCCAGGACATGCGGCCTTTGCACTCATCGTCCACCTAGTAGGAACACAACAACTCGGAAGTCGTTTTACTTCTAATAATCCCAATATGTAAAATATGTGGGAACATGGTGTGCCTAAGCATTCCAGCTTGCGGCAAGAACAAGAAATCCTCTCCGAAGAACCTTCCTTTTTCTCATACTCCACTTGGAAATTCTCTCCTCTATGCTTCTTAGCCACAACAAATGTGGTCAAATCATCTGTATCTAGTATTTCACCGCTGAGGGTACAATTCCTGACAGCATTTGTGCTATATCTGACCAAAACAAACATTGCAGGTGTGAAAACTTGTGCAGCGTGTTTCTCAAGACTAGAAGCATCCACCTCTGTAAATGGAACGGACTGCAAGGCAACAATGTCTAGCACCGCCTCATTTAGGCGTCGTGTCGAAAGACAACGCTCATAGTGCTCTACCATTTTAAACAATGTCATGCTACCATCAAGATGCGTATGCAGAACAGAGTTTAGGCTCTCACTCCTTTGATTACTGCTCAATCCTAGGAAACAGCGTCCCACCAGATATGGAGCACACCACAACTTCCTCATCTTATACATCTGATGCAACCACGACTCCTCACTTGTTACTTTATTCCTTTCTAAGAAATCTACCCATTTGCTCTCATGCTCTTGTATGGAAGAACGATCATATATGAAAGATCTGAATTCTTCCTTAACCGCATCATCACTCAGATGACGTACAATGTTCTCTTGAATGTGCCATACACACAGCTTATGAACCGTGTCAGACCAGACCACTCTGATTGCTCTCTGCATTGCCAAGTCCCCGTCAGTGATCACGGATATCGGGTGCTTATTGGCCATTGCTTTAGAAAAGGTCCACAGCATCCACTCGTATGCCTCGCCTGTTTCATGAGAAATAATACCACATCCAAAAATAACAGTGCTGCGGTGGTGATTCAGCCCAACAAAAGGCACAAAGGGCAGATTGTACTTATTAGTCCTGTAGGTGCTATCAAAAACAACAACGTCGCCAAAAGCCTCGTAGTCACGCCGGGATTGACTATCAGCCCAGAACAATCCCTTCAAATGACCCTCTCGGTCAACCAAGTACTTGAAGAAAAAATCTGGATCTCTCTCCTGTCGCGCCATCATCAGTTTTGGCATCACCGGCAGCAACTGTTTCCTGCTTATATTGATTGCAGAAATTATATATGTCCCTTGTGGTGCATCCAACTTCATCATATCCACCGTACTGCATCATCAAGATATCCATGATTTTGTGTTTGCGGATCCCAGATATTTCCATCTCTACAATGTCCGCTTTCTGCTCGTCGCTGATTCTTCTGTGAGAACGCAGCAGGCAAGCAAGATCCGGTGGGGCCAGAGGATGGGtgtgttcatcgatgaaatcCTTCACAAACCACCGACCTGTTTCCTTGAGTTTTGCAATGACCAATTTGGCTCGACACCCAACACGAGTGAGATGCCGTGGCCTCCTCTTCCTATCTTCTCTCTTCATGTGCTTCTCTTCTCGCGAACCTTGACGACTACAGACAAGTTTCCTCAGAATTATCTCCTGGTTGGCTTCATCCCACTCAACATAGCTTTTCCGCAGACTAAAACCTTTCTCAAGAGCATAGCTGTTATAGAACTCAAAGGCATCATCCTCACTAGCAAAAGTCTTGCTGACGATGTCATAGTACTCACGCGCAGACTCATCGCCCATGTCTTCCTGCGTATCACATACAAATTAGCAATTACTAGTTTTATCATGTCAAATAAACAATGAGAAAACAATTTGTGTTAACTGAAAAGGGAGTCTGTGTTGTATTACTAGTTGGGCTTTCCACAATGAATTTCCATAGTTCCTTGGTGGTTCATGCAAGTGACAAGGGAGTCTGTGTTGTTTTTAATGTAACATCTGTAGGTGACCCAAGTTGTCTTGAAAAATATATGTTCCATATCGGTTGCTTCCATGATTGGAAGAACTGAATCTTAGAAAATGCAACTTGGATGGATGAAAGGGCCATTTGTTCAGTGATTGTTTGATGAGTTTCTGGTGGTCTATTTAATTCCTGTTATGTCTAATTGGATAAAGGATCTTTTGGAAATTTATTATCAACCACAAAACTGAACTAGATTCAGATATGCAGAAAGACTCCGATGCCCCCTATGAATTATTCATTCTCTCACAATATAATATATAAGAGCTCTGCTGCATTTTTCATTGCTTACCAAGAGGTTCATATCTCTGAAAGTAGCCTTTTCTCAACCTATTATTTGGTTCTCGGTGTTGTTTGAATTATGATATTGCCTGTTTGTCATTGCTTAGCAAGAGGCAATAATCATTTTCGAAACTTGCAGGGATATAATCATTTTCGAAACTAGGCTATTCCACACAGAGGAGAAAGAAGGCACTCAGTACAGTACATACCAAACACTTTCAACTGGAAAACAATTGGGCTTACTGTTACTCAAGAACCGAGCAGATATGGGTGGATTGTGTACCTTAGATGTGATTGAGGTGCTCTTCACTGTCAGGTGGAGAACACCGGCGCGGAGGTGGCGGTGGGTGCAGGGGCGACGCCGGCGCGGGGTTTCACCAGCCGAAGTGTGCGTCCACGAGGCCTACGAATCCGCCTCCGTCGCAGGCCAGTCCACCCGCGCGACAGAGATATCCGGCGATGGGCGCCGGCGCTGCAGGGGTTCCGCGGAAGCAGTGCCGCAGCGGAAGGTGTTCGGCGACGGCAGGGAAACTGGTCCGGCCGTGGGCGCCGTCGCTGCAGGGGACGGTTGCGGCAGCGGAAGGTGTTCGGCTGCAGGTGCTCCGCGGCAGGGGTTCGGCTACACGGGCTCCACGGCCGCAGTGATTGGCGGCGGCAGGGATTCGCCCAGGAGGCAGAGGAGCAGAGAGGATCGGGGGAATTGCAGATGGAGCTGTGTGGTCGTGCGATGTGGGGCGGTTGCCATGCGAAGTTACCACAATACCCTTAGAACGTTAaattaaaatacaaaattaaATGGTTAGATCGGACGGCTAGAATAAATTCTGGCGGTAGTACTGGGTAGTACTCCGTAGTACCGCCCAATCACCGTAACACAGGAGGAGGAGCACACTCAAATTCCTTCCTAACTTTGTCAACCCACAAAGAATCCGTAGAAAAATATTCATCGCCCGGGCGGACGGAAATATTCCAAACCCGCTAATAGTGTCGCGTCCCCAAAATGTAGCCTTTGGAGGACGCTATTTCTTTGTGTTGGGTGTCTATCCAGCCGCGTCCACCAAATAGAAAtatattatttttaaattttatcgAAAACGGTCtaattcattcaaacttgctatatattacacgGATTTGAATGAAACTCGATAAAATTTAAACCTAAATTCTAAACTAGTAGTACTTGGCCCAGAGGGGTTGTAGTACTCGTGCAAGTTGTACATGCTGTCGTTGACGACGTCCTGCTTGTCGCGCTGTTggtgggctcgtccttcaccgtgcCTCTGGGCCCAGCTTCGCTGTCGTGGGTCAGGTCGACGAGTGGCATTCCGGCGTCGTGGATGGACATGACGATCGCCGCGTCGATGTTGCCCCTCCAGacgtccttgtcgttcaacgaTGCCATGAATGCCGAGTTCAGCCCTAGGAAGTCCTCATGGTTGTCGCTGATGGCATTGAGACGCTGTCGATGCATGTACTCCGCCATCTTCGCGGCCTTCGCGGCCTCCTCGTCgttcggctcctccttcacctttgGCTTCGTTCCCGGATGCACGCCTCTACTGCTGCCGCGCTGGTTCGCAGATGATGATTCCACCGTCGTTGCGGCCACGCCTCCGAATTACGGGTGGCATCGCGTACACGTGCTCCTCCTTCATCTCGGGCTTCGGTACAGTGTACGGTGTGGCGCGGTACGAGGAAGGCGTCGACCGCGTCGGTCCCGAAGAAGACGAGTGCGAGGGGGATGAGCCCGTCCTCCTTGGCTGCTAGCGTGCCGGAGGTAGAGGAGATGGCGGCGGAGAAGGCGCCATTACTAACCTGAGGGCGCCGTCGTGGATTCCGTCGACGACGTCCGGGCGTGTCAACCCGGGAACTCCCCAAAAACGGAGGCGCCCCTCTCTGTTCCCATGTTGGTCCTGCCAGCGAGGCCATCGGTGCTGGCCATGTCGGCGTCGTACTGCGCCTGGTAGAAGTCcgcccaccagtcgtcgttgccGGTGGGGCACCAAGTGGGATCTGTGCGCTCCTCGACGCTGAGGCGCTCGCGATGGGCTCTGATCGTGTCCCTCCAATGCTTCAtgcccgacggcggcgacgggatGCCGATCCCGTTGACGACCATCCCGCACCTGCCGCTGCTTGGAAGACACATGCCCGACGGGACCGAAGTGCGCGTGGTACAACGCCCATGCTTCCGCCCCGCGAGGATGCCGCACCCGAAGCCATTCCTGGCGAGCGCGCTTTTGCGGGACGACGATAttccaagaaaaaaaaaggtgGCGAGAGGAAGGAAGGAGACGGCGGCTGTCAAGAGCGGCGCGGCGAGAATGGAATGTGAAAGGGACGAGAAGGAAGGAGGGAGCTCTCTTTATACATCGGCAGGCGAAGCGGCATCGGGAACGTTGGCCGCAATAAACGCCGGTGCGAATGGCCACGCAGCCAAGCGCAACGAGACGCTTCACTGCGTTGCCTGGGAAAGCCGCgatgccattaacgtcgcttgacccgaGGTATGCGACGGGTTTCGGACTTCCGTGTCAATGATGCGTCGTGCTTGCCACTCGCGACACAATTTCGCGCTTTGTCCAGTTCGCCTAAAGCGTTACCTGTGGagtggggacgggctcgggacgccggacatcgTATTAAGCTGCGCCGGACGAAAAGGACCTTTGGGACGCGCAACTAGGGCCGATTAAATATCCGACGCCCCAAAAGCTTTTAGAGACCGCTTTGGGGGATggaactgaagatgctctaacgagAGGATTTTGGGTCAGGGAACATCAATGCGCATGAGCTAGGAGCATGGTTTTAAATAGCCGCCTACAGGCTATAGCCGTGGCCTCTCAAAATAGCTATAGCTCGGATATAGGTTggttatagccggctatttaagaaCTTAGGCACCTCTAGTCGGGCTGTAGCAGTTAGCCGCATCAGAGGCTAGgagtaaatttcaaattttgaataaatttcaaatctcaacaatttattcaaatttaaaaaacaactttgaacattttttatatcCTGAAAGGTTTCAAATCTGATTTGTTTTGAAAGTATCAATAGAAAAAAATCACAGAACCTTTTTCCTTGGGCGGCTGGGCCAGCCCAACATGGAGAAAAATACGCTTTTCTCGTGTAGGCCGTGTGGTGGCCAACCCGTCAGCGGCTGGGTTTTTTGTGCAGTACTTGTCAGCTTTCGGCCCGCTAATCTGTGGCTGTAACTGTCAAGTTTCGCGAAAAAATCAATATATTTATAGTCTATGtaaaaataagaaaatatatGGTGTGAAAAGCATTTTTATCAATGAATTTTATCTTTTCTTGCACACGTCACACGATAAGTCGATTTTCCGTGAAACGTCTTTGTAGAAGTGTAGCACATGAACATGCACGCTGCATTTTTTTTGTTTCAGTTTTTTAACAATTCAAAATATGTTTAAGATGTATTTTAAAATAAATGGTTAGAACTTATTAGTCTCTCTAGCTTATAGTAATGGGTTTTGGTAGTTGTCAGTTAGATGAGAAATAAGTTTCGTGCTCCAGTTCGTATATCGTTAGATTTGCTTCATGATTCGTACTAGTTATCAGTTGCAACTCTAAGTTAAAACTGAGATTTAATAACATTTGACTCAAGTGAGAAATAGCTAAATCGTATAGTAATACTCAGTCGGCGGAAAGTTTCAATATGCATACTTGGCGAGACGTGGATTGTTTCGAGAAGGAAAAACGGGAGACGTGGAGGAAACACGTGATGTGACGTCTGTTCAGTTTGATGCAAATATTGATCCCACCGCTTTTCAGCGCGCGGCTCAAACTTCCCTTCTGCTGCTCCGGCCTGCGGGCATTCGCCAACAAGACACGCGTTCGTGCCCGAGAAACCTCGTAGAGCCAGCCATGACGACGCCGACTCCAGCTCGCATTCCCACCTCGCCCGCGtccacggcggcggccggccgtggCTCCCTCCTCTTCCGTCGCCCGTTCGTCGCCggcaggcgcggcggcggagctggTGGAGCGGTCGGTGAACGCCATCCGGTACCTGGGCCACGTCCTCTTCGACGAGTTCCTCTTTTCTTTCGCTTTTCTCTTTGGTTGTACTGGTTTTTCCCTTCCAGCTTCTAGTATTGCTGGCCACTTTTTTTaaccttttaaatttaaactttttGAAGCTTTAATTTTTTAGATATAaactttttttgaatttgaacagttttaatGAACACTTATCAAATTTCAGCATTTAATGTTTTTTTGAAAATATTGAATATGAACATTTTATTTGATGTGATAAACATTTTATTGTAGTATACCTTGCTTTAGTGGACACACCACAAAACATAATGCTAAGGCCTTATAGAATAAgctcatatccaatgatgaaagtCATCGAGGGACATGCCTGAAATTAAACCAACAATCACGATCAGCTTGTCAACAAGTCCACGCGCACCATCCAATGGAGGATAAGATGGGAATGACCTTCAATTGAATTTAGGATGTCATCGTCATCTTGCCGTCATGACGAAGACATAGAAAGCAGGAACCCTATCGAGGGCGCAAGGTAGTGGCCAGTCGCTCCTCCAGGGCTTGAAATGCCATTGGAGACGGGTTGGACCGATGTAGGCGCCGTTGGAGCGGAGCGGACGAAACCCTAGCTGCATGGGGATCGCCTACTATTACTTGTCCAGATGTTGCAGAGTTCTATTTAAAGAAAACTTCAATTTCGTACTCCCTTGTTCCTTATTTACTTTATCTTTTTTTAaatgcatggtatataaacatcctGAAATGTCGACGGGTCAAACCACCACTTATTTGTGGATCCCGTCCTAAATAAGTGTTGAGTCAAAGTTTTTCTATAAAAAGTAGTAGCAACATCATGGTCAAAAAGTACTACtgctccgatccaaattaattaacttaactttatctagatatgtcaaaatttaaatttgagaGAGCAACATATATGATATCAAATTGGTTCATTATGAAACTACATTTATAATGGATCTAAGAAACTTTTTTTTAGGTAATATGAAAAACTTGACTCAAAGAAAACCCTGAGGTCGTTTGGTATTCATCATTTGAGCCtagaatcctggaattcattttaaaattccataggtgggctgtttgtgTAATATcctaggtattggggttacaaaaatagaggaaacagatgtgtgcattgcattcatgcatagaaaatctggggaattttcgctctttaaagtaaaacagtcacagtaactgaagtttcacttgaccttgatggaattgaagtagctcatcaagtcaagcgctacaaacctgttgcggtcagaaacccaccggcgagcaacgacgggcaacacaggagagccgggagcaacttagggctgcggctggccctggtccctccgagcgacggcccgcaaagactccggcacgcacgtccgatgccggtgcaagggcgtgccacctgacctatacccggtcgtgaacgtgatggagatgcctcgcttagtttcctgcatggcatacacgtaaacattaaatacgagcctcgatcggctctcaggttgtcctgtaaatcggctcaaggagccgatccacccatgattcgcacgaggtgtacgaatatatggtagtcctgcttgatcaagataaagctaaaacgatctacgacgatttggggttttcaccgcataatcggatcatcctactcgtgattgggcctcgcggtcacgcacggtgatcgtaagccgatcctagacaaggcctaaaaaccaacacgaggttgatccccgaacatcctcgtctagggctagcaaactacaccctacgcgtcgctggatcctccaaccctttgtaaggcctaattatgcagatattaaactaatccttgaagaacaaggagcaaccataacggatcggatctactaaataatgatcaagcggggtgccgcccctacacctaagataggtgtaagggcggctagatgtctaagggttgaactacgacagcatatgatacgaagaacaatgctaaccctaacacatctaagataactacgttgctcgccatcaaaaagacttcagtacgagcaacgcatgaacaacggataaacttgtactgcctagatcgcaagatgcgatctaggcagcatgatgcttacccggaagaaaccctcgagacaagggagttggcgatgcgcctagattgatttgtggtgaacgtgattgttgtttatttcataaaccctagatacatatttatagtccgtagaatttctaacgtgggaataatcccaaccgtgcacgagacaaactctaactaaccgacacgtaatctactaaattaaagatacacgggcaaactagcccaaactttgcataacaggccgattcacgtatttcttccatgtatattcttcaagtctatcttgatcgcggcccacctctgactcggtcaaattctggtgataacacatgcccccctggttttggaattgataattccaaaatcactctgcttttttcttcgtcgggtcatgtcgtggcagagcagaaccgtcgcagtatccttcatcatgatgccttgtcttctcaacttctctgcaaaatttgatagcttcagcaccacttcctcgaaaactgcaatggcattaaatctccactaggctcctccttatttaactgtgccgattgattagctctcttcatccccttcctttgttctagctatcggcaccgaaaaaaccctctttccctgtagcaatgtcttcctcttcctccgtctcctctggcctctccctccagtctacctcctcgagcgagccggagtggaactttgatcatgtgccagacggcccacccgaagcactcgtcgggccagatggcgacctgcctctgaccgatggggaagacgacctcaagttcctcatcgaaggggaactgataagcgaaagcgaagacgacctccatccctgggtgaaacccatctcctccgacgggaaggaggaagaagaagaagtagaggaagaagaggaaaaggaggaggatgattcctcctcctccgctaagcatccgccggcaaagcgattccacgcttgggcggacagcgaggacgatgatgatgacgaggaggaagaggaaaaggaggaggatgaatcctcctcctccgccggatatccgccggcaaagcgcttccgctcttgggcggacagcgaggatgatgatgatgacgaggaagaagaagctccgccgAGGGCCggggcagcagtgacgaggagctcccggaagcagcgccgacggcagcctacaacgacgacgatgaggacagcgacgaccccTAGAACAGGGGCAAATtagtgtaggactagtagtagcaaggcACTAGGCATCGGatccccttttgagagccatcggctctttcctcgtaaagccgctcctttgaattaataagaattgttcttccaatttaactttcaattaatccaatgtCAAGCCTTCCgctcgccacaccaagaccgatagcaacgtatcggatcgTATACCGATTAGACCGTcaccaagcacttctcaaattcagaccgtgatttgatatctgaccataatattTCGCAATCCTACGTaccgatggctgttcatcggctgttttgagaATCCGAGCCTCCTTCATTTTCTTGCAGTAACAGTGACGGTCTAAACTCGTAGATGACGACTTCCCTTCAGCAGCTCTAGCAGTCTTCTACCGCAACAActcgaaggttatgatgcagtggTCGACCGACGACACTCCCATCGGCTTAACGGAGCATCTACCAGTGccggctgcccccgagcctcgcgtCAAGGCGAGACTAACGGTGAGGATACACAGCATCAAACAAAGAGCTTTGAGCTCAGGtaatctgagacagccaccatgcagag includes these proteins:
- the LOC124675070 gene encoding protein FAR1-RELATED SEQUENCE 5-like isoform X1, encoding MMKLDAPQGTYIISAINISRKQLLPVMPKLMMARQERDPDFFFKYLVDREGHLKGLFWADSQSRRDYEAFGDVVVFDSTYRTNKYNLPFVPFVGLNHHRSTVIFGCGIISHETGEAYEWMLWTFSKAMANKHPISVITDGDLAMQRAIRVVWSDTVHKLCVWHIQENIVRHLSDDAVKEEFRSFIYDRSSIQEHESKWVDFLERNKVTSEESWLHQMYKMRKLWCAPYLVGRCFLGLSSNQRSESLNSVLHTHLDGSMTLFKMVEHYERCLSTRRLNEAVLDIVALQSVPFTEVDASSLEKHAAQVFTPAMFVLVRYSTNAVRNCTLSGEILDTDDLTTFVVAKKHRGENFQVEYEKKEGSSERISCSCRKLECLGTPCSHIFYILGLLEVKRLPSCCVPTRWTMSAKAACPGARKNCMYDYSASLRRYRELRNLSHAKCFSAAHSVEAYEHLKMVLNVQDDRKESSSGHKECMRYGPVLPQTARLDSGELEKVLDPVHVQGRGAPKKRMKKKRKRSNSKCGYCRLEGHNRRKCAKWIEDNNLTEPC
- the LOC124675070 gene encoding protein FAR1-RELATED SEQUENCE 5-like isoform X2, producing MMKLDAPQGTYIISAINISRKQLLPVMPKLMMARQERDPDFFFKYLVDREGHLKGLFWADSQSRRDYEAFGDVVVFDSTYRTNKYNLPFVPFVGLNHHRSTVIFGCGIISHETGEAYEWMLWTFSKAMANKHPISVITDGDLAMQRAIRVVWSDTVHKLCVWHIQENIVRHLSDDAVKEEFRSFIYDRSSIQEHESKWVDFLERNKVTSEESWLHQMYKMRKLWCAPYLVGRCFLGLSSNQRSESLNSVLHTHLDGSMTLFKMVEHYERCLSTRRLNEAVLDIVALQSVPFTEVDASSLEKHAAQVFTPAMFVLVRYSTNAVRNCTLSGEILDTDDLTTFVVAKKHRGENFQVEYEKKEGSSERISCSCRKLECLGTPCSHIFYILGLLEVKRLPSCCVPTRWTMSAKAACPGARKNCMYDYSARTLSLCRQIIAPLYRDHSTWNKLLLAVAFPLLKALAFLH